The Phragmites australis chromosome 15, lpPhrAust1.1, whole genome shotgun sequence genome window below encodes:
- the LOC133892172 gene encoding uncharacterized protein LOC133892172 has product MATERTGNAEASDAASKYDPKTDPRQKPARSTDSWWKYAFWPTIGNKDLLQCCLCDRTVIGGITRLKEHLVGGYGDILKCVKTTSAIAQEMQAALKSKNRPLPLDDEGGLQGEYDDGIYVIEESQDVTRSIVNPSSGTTAKRKKSTPKFKAPKELNTKSVGSMLRRTPKEVVEERHLKGSSQISIQASIRTKEERDAVNLDWARFFYECGIPFNAANSRQLQIAIEATTQYGSGYKPPTYHELREPLLEKVAKETYDLRNKHEDAWKQYGCTLISDGWTDRRGHHLISFLVNSPVVTFFLELVDASGEVHDQVMLADLLEKRITHIGVDKVVQVVTDNGLTIRQRASFSWRGFLHFSGHLVLHIAWILC; this is encoded by the coding sequence ATGGCTACTGAAAGAACTGGAAATGCGGAGGCTTCGGACGCTGCATCAAAGTATGATCCAAAGACTGATCCAAGGCAGAAGCCGGCAAGGTCAACTGATTCATGGTGGAAATATGCATTTTGGCCGACCATTGGTAATAAAGATCTCTTGCAGTGTTGCTTGTGTGATAGAACTGTAATTGGAGGAATTACAAGGCTCAAGGAGCATCTTGTGGGTGGTTATGGAGATATTCTGAAGTGTGTCAAAACCACATCAGCTATCGCTCAAGAGATGCAAGCTGCTTTGAAGAGTAAGAATAGACCACTTCcgcttgatgatgaaggagggCTTCAAGGAGAATATGATGATGGGATTTATGTGATAGAGGAGTCCCAAGATGTTACTAGAAGCATTGTTAATCCTAGTTCAGGGACAActgccaaaaggaaaaaatCTACCCCTAAGTTCAAAGCACCAAAAGAACTCAACACAAAGTCAGTTGGTTCAATGCTTAGGAGAACTCCAAAAGAGGTAGTGGAAGAAAGACATTTGAAGGGTTCTTCTCAAATAAGTATCCAAGCTAGCATCAGgacaaaggaagaaagagatgcTGTCAACTTGGACTGGGCCAGGTTCTTTTATGAGTGTGGCATACCATTCAATGCCGCAAATTCTAGGCAGCTTCAGATTGCTATAGAGGCCACTACACAATATGGTTCTGGGTAcaagcctcctacctaccatgaGCTTAGGGAGCCATTGCTCGAGAAGGTTGCTAAGGAGacatatgatttgaggaataaaCATGAGGATGCATGGAAGCAATATGGCTGCACATTGATATCAGATGGATGGACGGATAGGAGAGGGCACCATTTGATCAGCTTCCTAGTCAATAGTCCAGTGGTGACTTTCTTCTTGGAGTTAGTTGATGCATCAGGTGAAGTTCATGATCAAGTGATGCTAGCTGATTTGTTAGAGAAGAGAATAACACATATTGGAGTAGATAAAGTTGTGCAAGTTGTCACTGACAATGGGCTAACTATAAGGCAGCGGGCAAGCTTCTCATGGAGAGGTTTCCTACACTTTAGTGGACACCTTGTGCTGCACATTGCTTGGATCTTATGTTGA